The following proteins come from a genomic window of Edaphobacter sp. 4G125:
- a CDS encoding VWA domain-containing protein: protein MTNVLPAAVLLSFLIAPLGLAQQAAPTTAAQNPPQAQSTFQQPAQSGTEATRDDNGTYTITRTARIVILDMVVTDRKGNIITDLKRDDFHVTESGEPQTVLNFDPAGAHTTTPGLNINSTTELDALAPNAPVDIILLDEFNTRFEDMAFARYSLKKFLERQPGKLTTPTMLIAVDLQHFTVLHDYTQNKDEIISALNHHFAAYPWQVHQHAWLAERYATAFITLRRVAQAVIGHPGHKSMIWIGRGFPNLNMANYPLDTAQRVDNAVQNCVNVLRDARITLYTIDPAGLKFDQQAYGSDAELTDPFGGNYQFAKLATATGGHALYGRNDVDAEIGTAIRDGASFYTLTYRPTNDSTDPQKFRRIKVTVDRPGLTVTTREGYYLSRAANPNDSNPVKPADLMVHDLISASNSTMPYDGANIYVRRSPAAPDDFIIHINAKDLVWTYATDTEPRHTEVVLVASTFDKKGKPLKRDAKVIRAKATTDVPPTGRLERGLDLHYVLGHDPKAARIRFVIRVTNSGRIGTADIDLTKPLPPLNSELAPSATPLH, encoded by the coding sequence GTGACAAATGTTTTGCCTGCGGCTGTGCTTCTCTCATTTTTGATCGCCCCGCTTGGTTTGGCTCAACAAGCGGCGCCTACAACTGCCGCGCAGAATCCTCCACAGGCCCAATCCACTTTTCAACAGCCGGCACAAAGCGGCACAGAAGCTACGCGTGACGATAACGGCACCTACACCATCACCCGCACAGCCCGCATTGTGATCCTCGATATGGTGGTCACCGATCGCAAGGGCAATATCATCACCGACCTCAAACGCGACGACTTCCATGTCACAGAATCGGGCGAGCCCCAAACAGTCCTCAACTTTGATCCGGCAGGCGCTCACACGACCACACCTGGGCTCAACATCAACTCCACTACCGAGCTCGATGCCCTGGCCCCCAACGCTCCGGTCGATATCATTCTGCTCGATGAGTTCAATACCCGCTTTGAGGACATGGCCTTTGCTCGCTACTCGCTCAAAAAGTTCCTGGAGCGTCAGCCTGGCAAACTCACGACACCAACCATGCTCATCGCTGTCGACCTGCAACACTTCACCGTGCTGCACGATTACACACAAAATAAAGACGAAATCATCTCAGCTCTCAATCATCACTTCGCGGCCTATCCCTGGCAGGTGCATCAGCATGCCTGGCTCGCCGAGCGATATGCCACAGCCTTTATTACGCTGCGCCGTGTGGCCCAGGCGGTCATCGGTCATCCCGGTCACAAGAGCATGATCTGGATCGGCCGCGGCTTCCCCAACCTGAACATGGCCAACTATCCTCTCGATACAGCGCAGCGCGTCGATAACGCCGTACAGAATTGCGTGAACGTGCTGCGTGATGCCCGTATTACTCTTTACACCATTGATCCCGCCGGTCTTAAGTTCGACCAGCAAGCTTATGGCTCCGACGCCGAGCTTACCGACCCCTTTGGCGGCAACTATCAGTTCGCCAAGCTTGCCACCGCGACCGGTGGCCACGCCCTCTACGGCCGGAATGACGTCGATGCCGAAATCGGAACCGCCATCCGCGATGGAGCCAGCTTCTATACCCTCACCTACCGGCCTACCAACGATTCCACCGACCCACAGAAGTTTCGTCGCATCAAGGTTACGGTCGATCGCCCGGGTCTCACCGTCACCACACGTGAGGGCTACTACCTTTCGCGTGCAGCAAATCCCAACGACTCTAACCCCGTTAAGCCTGCCGACCTGATGGTCCATGACCTCATCTCGGCTTCAAACAGCACCATGCCCTACGATGGTGCGAACATCTATGTCCGTCGCAGCCCGGCCGCTCCAGATGACTTCATCATTCACATCAACGCCAAAGATCTGGTTTGGACCTACGCCACAGATACCGAGCCTCGTCATACCGAGGTCGTCCTTGTAGCCTCCACCTTCGATAAAAAAGGAAAGCCGCTAAAGAGAGACGCCAAGGTCATCCGCGCCAAAGCCACCACAGATGTTCCTCCAACTGGCCGTTTGGAACGCGGTTTGGATCTCCATTACGTGCTTGGTCACGACCCCAAAGCGGCGCGCATCCGCTTCGTCATCCGTGTCACGAATTCGGGACGCATCGGAACTGCCGATATCGATCTCACGAAACCGCTGCCGCCTCTGAACTCTGAGCTTGCTCCCTCCGCCACTCCATTGCACTAG
- a CDS encoding DUF3037 domain-containing protein, with translation MPSSFDYAVVRVVPRVERGEFINAGVIVFCLERRFLEARIVVDEARLRALWPHLDLDLVRRHLEAIPKIAAGDASAGPIAQLPQRDRFHWLVSPRSTIIQVSPVHTGLCEEGPESAMDELVERLLAERG, from the coding sequence GTGCCCAGCTCGTTTGATTACGCCGTAGTGCGCGTTGTCCCTCGCGTCGAACGCGGAGAGTTTATCAACGCCGGTGTCATTGTCTTCTGCCTCGAACGCAGATTCCTTGAAGCCCGGATCGTTGTGGACGAGGCGCGGCTCAGGGCGCTGTGGCCGCACCTCGATCTCGATCTGGTGCGACGGCACCTGGAGGCGATCCCGAAGATCGCGGCAGGCGATGCCTCGGCAGGACCGATCGCCCAGCTTCCTCAGCGCGACCGGTTTCACTGGCTGGTCTCGCCGCGCAGCACCATCATTCAGGTCTCGCCGGTTCACACTGGCTTGTGCGAAGAAGGCCCGGAGAGCGCGATGGACGAACTGGTGGAGCGGTTACTGGCTGAGAGGGGATAG
- a CDS encoding HipA family kinase produces MQLRTIRATQYVTALREGGSLPAIVAGDDLGLYVLKFRGAGQGPLALVAELVAGEMGRELGLNVPELVFVEVDSALGRNEPDEEIRDLLKASVGLNLALDYLPGSTMFDRAAGDVADAETASMAVWFDAFVMNVDRTPRNANLLCWHRELYFIDHGAAIYVHHDWETMLERAESPFRQIKDHILLPWASRLAEADERAHLILTQEKIEQILEQVPDKWLLREGEGLSAATKRKVYCDFFLRRLRASAIFREEASRARAQLV; encoded by the coding sequence ATGCAGCTCCGAACCATCAGGGCCACCCAATATGTCACCGCACTGCGCGAAGGAGGAAGTCTCCCGGCGATTGTGGCTGGTGACGATCTTGGGTTGTACGTGCTCAAATTTCGCGGCGCGGGCCAGGGTCCGCTGGCGCTGGTGGCGGAGCTTGTGGCCGGTGAGATGGGTCGCGAGCTGGGACTCAATGTTCCTGAACTGGTCTTTGTTGAGGTCGACTCCGCATTGGGCCGCAATGAGCCTGACGAAGAGATTCGTGACCTGCTGAAGGCCAGTGTCGGGCTGAATCTTGCGCTCGACTATCTGCCGGGTTCAACGATGTTCGACCGGGCAGCAGGTGATGTGGCGGATGCGGAGACAGCCTCGATGGCGGTGTGGTTCGACGCGTTTGTGATGAACGTCGACCGTACTCCGCGCAATGCGAACCTGCTGTGCTGGCATCGCGAGCTTTACTTCATCGATCATGGCGCTGCAATCTACGTGCATCACGACTGGGAGACGATGTTGGAGCGCGCAGAATCTCCCTTCCGGCAGATCAAGGACCATATTCTTCTGCCCTGGGCCAGCCGCCTTGCAGAGGCAGACGAGCGGGCGCATCTGATATTGACTCAGGAGAAGATCGAGCAGATTCTCGAACAGGTCCCTGATAAGTGGCTGTTGCGCGAAGGCGAAGGCCTGAGCGCTGCAACGAAGCGCAAGGTGTACTGCGATTTCTTTCTGCGGAGATTGAGGGCTTCCGCGATCTTTCGAGAGGAGGCCAGCCGTGCCCGTGCCCAGCTCGTTTGA